From a single Carboxydothermus pertinax genomic region:
- a CDS encoding 4Fe-4S binding protein, translated as MSDFFEAFTGKAEIAPSFCLEHRYLPFKCGKCVTVCPTKAIFKDGEKIAINKEDCVNCGFCKAVCPTGAINLSGVTPLKEVAEIQEEGHIGCTLNPANSSKINLPCYGFLDTGEIAILAASGKKLNFYLESCNGCRYSQGKELFLQHLKTAEERLGNLSAFILHQKGQPPKEFSRREFFSFLTGKLRNTAASFLLKEKDDPNDIFAKRVSLKHRYFLKALELYQGQISGENALGENLKALGDCNGCGVCERLCPTGALSIKEGQLLFNPAFCLNCGLCLEACPKKILKNDGKITVNDVYLKKEKVLAKILVKTCQKCGKTFTPINAEDLCLNCYITQGLKRDNLFEGG; from the coding sequence ATGAGCGATTTTTTTGAGGCTTTTACCGGGAAGGCGGAAATCGCGCCTTCCTTTTGTTTAGAACATCGCTATTTACCCTTTAAATGCGGAAAATGCGTTACAGTATGTCCTACCAAGGCTATTTTTAAAGACGGGGAGAAAATCGCCATAAATAAAGAAGACTGCGTAAACTGCGGGTTTTGTAAAGCTGTATGTCCCACCGGGGCGATTAATTTAAGTGGGGTAACCCCGTTAAAAGAAGTTGCCGAAATTCAGGAAGAAGGCCATATTGGTTGTACTTTAAACCCCGCTAATTCCAGCAAAATTAATCTTCCCTGTTACGGCTTTTTAGATACCGGGGAAATAGCAATTCTTGCGGCGTCAGGAAAGAAATTGAATTTTTACTTAGAAAGCTGCAATGGTTGCCGTTATTCTCAAGGTAAGGAACTTTTCCTGCAACACCTAAAGACTGCTGAGGAACGTTTGGGAAATTTGTCAGCTTTTATCCTGCACCAAAAGGGTCAACCGCCTAAAGAATTTTCCCGACGGGAGTTTTTTAGCTTTTTAACGGGGAAGTTAAGAAATACCGCAGCAAGTTTTCTTTTAAAAGAAAAAGACGACCCCAACGATATTTTTGCCAAACGCGTGTCGTTAAAACACCGCTATTTTTTAAAAGCACTGGAACTTTATCAGGGGCAAATTTCCGGGGAAAATGCATTAGGGGAAAACTTGAAAGCGCTGGGCGATTGCAATGGTTGTGGGGTATGTGAACGGCTTTGTCCAACCGGGGCATTATCTATCAAAGAGGGTCAACTGCTATTTAATCCTGCTTTTTGTCTAAATTGCGGTCTTTGCCTTGAGGCTTGTCCTAAAAAAATCTTAAAAAACGATGGTAAAATTACTGTGAATGATGTATATTTAAAGAAGGAAAAAGTTTTGGCAAAAATCTTAGTAAAAACTTGTCAAAAATGTGGTAAAACCTTTACTCCAATAAATGCTGAAGATTTATGCCTTAATTGTTACATCACCCAGGGATTAAAAAGGGATAATTTATTTGAAGGAGGCTAA
- the mobB gene encoding molybdopterin-guanine dinucleotide biosynthesis protein B: MPSILQIVGYSNSGKTTVAEKLVQLFTGHGFKVGVVKHDVHGFEVDQPGKDTYRYRQAGGVKVGILGPGKAAFMVEREVLLEEVFEFYRDMDLILVEGFKNRPFPRIEVIRSEIYQEPFSPPELLVAVVSDLNLEVDCPVFGFGEIDNLFHFLLKYFEMGGRV, encoded by the coding sequence GTGCCTTCGATACTCCAGATAGTGGGCTATTCTAATTCCGGCAAAACTACCGTAGCAGAAAAATTAGTGCAGCTCTTTACCGGGCATGGGTTTAAAGTAGGGGTTGTAAAACACGATGTTCACGGCTTTGAAGTGGACCAACCGGGAAAGGATACTTATCGTTACCGGCAGGCGGGCGGAGTGAAGGTTGGAATTCTTGGACCTGGCAAGGCAGCGTTTATGGTGGAAAGGGAAGTACTACTCGAAGAAGTTTTTGAATTTTACCGGGATATGGACCTTATCCTGGTGGAAGGCTTTAAAAACCGGCCATTTCCCCGGATAGAGGTAATTAGAAGTGAAATTTACCAGGAACCTTTTTCTCCACCGGAACTTCTGGTGGCGGTGGTTAGTGATTTAAATTTAGAGGTAGACTGTCCGGTATTTGGTTTTGGGGAGATCGATAACTTGTTCCATTTTTTGCTTAAATACTTTGAAATGGGCGGGAGAGTATGA
- a CDS encoding molybdopterin-containing oxidoreductase family protein, with the protein MEKKFTFTRRSFIKGALVAGVAGSLLDFKLMGLNKATAEDAEKVETFLNACPRNCYDTCSIISTVKDGVLVKVEGNPNNTFTRGRLCAKGYSYTRMVYSPDRIKYPMRQKGRGSGKWERISWDEAFTEIAKTILRIKKEYGSTLPICLNKYSGNFDILHYGIEGLMSSIGYTTRALGTPCWPAGIDAQTFDFGTIYNNDPEDLVNSKYLILWGVNPAWCSVHSMYFVEEAQRRGCKIVVIDPLLTQTASKADLYIQIKPSTDGALALGMARYILDNGLYDEEWLAKNAIGYQEFFTYLKTDITLDWASEKTGVPRQVIETLAHEYATTKPANIWIGYGMQRHTNGGQNVRAIDALAAMTGNIGKSGGGAQYAQLETWGFNYHAMLQKPPADSSGDGDRYININNFGAEVLAAKNPPIKMLWIACRNPLTQDPETSVVKKAFEAMDLVVTCDLFMTPTVAMSDIVLPVTTPFEAPGVNVSYWHYWLALNQQAIKPMYEAKHDLHIAMGLSQKLNELEPGSCTFPTAGDLEEWVGKEFNSKLYGQFGISDWKELKKGPVKAKQGLIAWQDGKFRTPSGKYEFWSEEAKKYGHHPLPVYVEELQPPDKYPIRCISSHWKLGLHSQFQNLDWMAAINDEPVLEIHPALAAKYGIKDKDYVKVYNDLGYVILPAKITETVPPDTVAVYEAWYKDKNYNINYTLKAVPSDMGRKATGMPGLAFHDNFVNLEKV; encoded by the coding sequence ATGGGTTTGAATAAGGCTACTGCTGAAGATGCCGAAAAAGTAGAAACTTTTTTGAATGCCTGCCCGCGGAATTGTTATGATACTTGTTCGATCATATCAACCGTTAAGGATGGGGTGTTGGTGAAAGTTGAAGGCAATCCCAATAACACTTTTACCCGGGGAAGGCTTTGCGCCAAGGGTTATAGCTACACGAGAATGGTGTACAGCCCCGACCGGATCAAATACCCCATGCGGCAAAAAGGTCGTGGTTCGGGCAAGTGGGAACGCATCAGTTGGGATGAAGCCTTTACGGAAATAGCAAAGACTATCCTTCGGATTAAAAAGGAATACGGATCGACCCTGCCGATTTGTTTAAACAAATACTCGGGAAACTTTGACATCCTGCATTACGGGATAGAGGGTTTGATGTCCAGCATTGGTTATACTACCAGGGCACTCGGTACACCATGCTGGCCGGCAGGTATCGATGCCCAGACCTTCGACTTTGGGACAATTTATAACAATGACCCGGAAGACCTGGTGAATTCCAAGTACCTTATTTTGTGGGGTGTTAACCCGGCCTGGTGCTCGGTACATTCCATGTATTTTGTGGAAGAAGCCCAAAGACGCGGCTGTAAAATCGTGGTTATTGATCCGCTGCTTACCCAGACGGCCAGCAAGGCTGATTTATATATTCAGATTAAACCCAGTACGGATGGAGCTTTGGCCTTGGGGATGGCCAGATATATTCTTGATAACGGATTGTATGACGAAGAGTGGCTGGCAAAAAATGCTATAGGATATCAGGAGTTTTTCACTTATCTAAAAACGGACATTACTCTCGACTGGGCTTCCGAAAAAACTGGAGTACCCCGTCAGGTCATCGAAACCCTGGCCCATGAGTACGCAACTACCAAACCGGCCAACATCTGGATTGGATACGGTATGCAACGCCATACTAACGGTGGGCAAAACGTTCGGGCTATCGATGCCCTGGCAGCTATGACCGGAAACATTGGTAAATCCGGTGGCGGGGCGCAATATGCCCAATTGGAGACCTGGGGTTTTAACTACCATGCTATGCTACAAAAACCTCCTGCGGACAGCAGCGGCGACGGCGACCGGTATATCAATATCAACAATTTTGGTGCCGAGGTCCTGGCGGCTAAGAACCCGCCAATCAAAATGCTGTGGATTGCCTGCCGAAACCCTTTAACCCAGGACCCGGAAACATCGGTGGTGAAAAAAGCCTTTGAAGCTATGGACCTGGTGGTTACCTGCGACCTTTTCATGACACCAACGGTGGCAATGTCCGACATAGTTCTTCCCGTAACCACTCCCTTTGAAGCTCCCGGCGTGAATGTCAGCTATTGGCACTACTGGCTGGCGTTAAATCAGCAGGCAATAAAGCCTATGTATGAAGCCAAGCATGATTTGCACATTGCCATGGGGCTTTCCCAAAAGCTAAATGAGCTGGAGCCGGGTTCTTGCACTTTTCCCACAGCAGGTGACCTGGAGGAATGGGTTGGCAAGGAATTTAACTCCAAGTTATATGGCCAGTTTGGGATCAGCGACTGGAAAGAGCTCAAGAAAGGTCCCGTCAAAGCAAAGCAGGGACTTATTGCTTGGCAGGACGGCAAATTCAGAACTCCTTCCGGCAAGTACGAATTCTGGTCCGAGGAAGCAAAGAAGTACGGGCATCATCCCCTGCCGGTTTACGTTGAGGAATTACAGCCACCGGATAAGTACCCTATACGGTGTATTTCTTCGCACTGGAAGCTGGGCCTTCACAGCCAGTTCCAAAACCTTGACTGGATGGCTGCCATCAACGATGAACCGGTATTGGAGATCCATCCTGCCTTAGCAGCAAAATATGGTATTAAGGATAAAGATTACGTAAAAGTGTATAACGATCTTGGATATGTCATTTTGCCGGCTAAAATAACCGAAACCGTACCCCCTGATACCGTAGCAGTATATGAGGCCTGGTATAAAGATAAAAACTATAATATCAATTATACGCTTAAGGCCGTTCCATCCGACATGGGTCGAAAAGCCACCGGTATGCCGGGACTGGCGTTTCATGACAATTTTGTAAACCTGGAGAAGGTGTAA
- a CDS encoding molybdopterin molybdotransferase MoeA, translating into METNVALEKALNMLLAYVPKPDIETVEILKSQNRVLAEDVFADIMVPPFSRSPLDGFAFRSSDTPREKGQKVMFKIVDYLPAGVPATRPVNSGEAVKLMTGAMIPEGADAVVKFEDVVEENGYVVIDFPVKPGANIVKKGEDFLPGDVIIEKDRVINANTISLLALAGKKKVAVYKIPKVYIICTGSELVDIEQIPGPGKIRNTNLYSIGALVARSGGEPVLGQIVNDDLNLIAQEIKRGLEMADLVLTTGGASVGEYDLIIKALESIGAEILFWKTDFKPGTPVIGAVANGKIVIGLSGNPQAAMTSFELIAYPVIRKLTGRQNIYHARVKAFLDHPFDKTRGQRRFARGYCYLKEGEFRVKILPWLSPGSLKGVLNSNALVEIPKNCPPLKTNDPVNIVLIEGGSLSAFDTPDSGLF; encoded by the coding sequence ATGGAAACCAACGTAGCTTTGGAAAAAGCTTTAAATATGCTTTTGGCATATGTCCCCAAACCCGACATTGAGACCGTGGAAATTTTAAAGAGCCAGAACCGGGTACTGGCGGAGGATGTTTTTGCTGATATAATGGTGCCACCTTTTTCCCGTTCTCCTTTGGATGGCTTTGCTTTTAGGAGTTCTGATACTCCCCGGGAAAAAGGCCAAAAGGTGATGTTTAAAATTGTCGATTACCTTCCAGCGGGAGTGCCGGCTACAAGGCCGGTAAACTCCGGTGAAGCGGTTAAGCTTATGACCGGGGCTATGATTCCCGAAGGTGCCGATGCGGTAGTTAAATTTGAAGATGTGGTGGAAGAAAACGGTTATGTAGTAATTGACTTTCCCGTAAAACCTGGAGCTAATATTGTCAAAAAGGGAGAAGATTTTTTACCCGGGGATGTTATAATTGAAAAAGACCGGGTAATTAATGCTAATACCATTTCTCTTTTGGCGTTGGCTGGGAAAAAGAAGGTAGCGGTTTATAAAATACCTAAAGTTTACATTATTTGCACGGGCAGTGAACTGGTGGATATTGAACAGATTCCCGGTCCGGGGAAAATTCGCAATACCAATTTATACAGCATCGGGGCATTGGTGGCAAGATCCGGAGGAGAGCCTGTTTTAGGTCAGATTGTAAACGATGATTTAAATTTAATTGCGCAAGAAATAAAACGGGGGCTGGAAATGGCCGATTTGGTGCTGACCACCGGGGGAGCATCGGTGGGGGAATATGATTTAATAATTAAAGCTTTAGAAAGTATCGGTGCCGAAATTTTATTCTGGAAAACCGATTTTAAACCCGGTACACCGGTGATTGGAGCTGTGGCTAACGGGAAAATAGTTATTGGTTTATCGGGAAATCCCCAGGCAGCCATGACTTCTTTCGAGCTAATTGCTTACCCCGTGATCAGAAAATTAACCGGTCGGCAAAATATTTACCATGCCCGGGTGAAGGCATTTTTGGATCACCCCTTTGATAAAACCCGGGGACAACGGCGTTTTGCCCGGGGCTATTGTTACTTAAAAGAAGGAGAGTTTCGGGTAAAAATCTTACCCTGGCTTTCCCCCGGCTCGTTAAAAGGGGTTTTAAACTCCAATGCTCTGGTGGAAATTCCCAAAAATTGTCCGCCCTTAAAAACCAATGATCCGGTTAATATTGTTTTAATTGAAGGAGGAAGCTTAAGTGCCTTCGATACTCCAGATAGTGGGCTATTCTAA
- a CDS encoding twin-arginine translocase TatA/TatE family subunit, which translates to MFNNIGFPEIAVILVIALVIFGPSKLPELGRALGRGIREFKKATTEIEESITKEVNAVKENNFKEG; encoded by the coding sequence ATGTTTAACAATATTGGTTTTCCGGAGATAGCGGTAATCCTGGTTATTGCCTTGGTCATTTTTGGACCTTCCAAACTTCCAGAACTTGGCCGGGCTTTAGGAAGAGGAATCCGGGAGTTTAAAAAGGCTACTACCGAAATTGAAGAAAGCATAACAAAAGAGGTAAATGCGGTTAAAGAAAATAATTTCAAGGAGGGTTAA
- a CDS encoding dimethyl sulfoxide reductase anchor subunit family protein has translation MEYPLVFFTVLSQLAAGALVTLWLLDAFSEKIEIASGRLAAKTIVGVTALSLLVSLFHLGHPFNAYRALTNIGSSWLSREVVLFSLFLLASVVYCLLWKDSEKSLRKITGGITALIAVLAVVSSAMIYVLPARPAWNNVSPIVFFLLTAALLGPLYIGTLFQFRGEDNPIPLNFTGMVLALSLVVFMVYVSVLLSGQGAGYQNGLNIIQSGAFWFRTVLGWLIPLALVSLLVVKKGFSEKNMVAYLFLLTLVGEIIGRELFYSSVVALKVGMF, from the coding sequence ATGGAGTACCCGTTAGTGTTTTTTACCGTTTTATCGCAGTTGGCGGCCGGTGCCCTGGTCACCCTTTGGTTACTGGATGCTTTTTCGGAAAAGATCGAAATTGCCTCAGGCCGGCTGGCTGCCAAGACCATTGTTGGGGTTACGGCCTTAAGCCTGCTGGTGTCCCTATTTCACCTTGGCCACCCGTTTAACGCCTACCGGGCGTTAACGAATATTGGTAGCTCCTGGTTGAGCCGGGAAGTTGTGTTATTTTCCTTATTTTTACTGGCTTCTGTAGTATACTGTTTATTATGGAAGGATTCCGAAAAGAGTCTGCGGAAAATAACCGGCGGGATTACAGCGTTAATTGCCGTCCTGGCGGTAGTGTCTTCTGCAATGATCTATGTCTTACCGGCTCGTCCCGCCTGGAATAATGTCAGCCCCATTGTTTTCTTTTTGCTTACGGCTGCCTTGCTTGGACCGTTGTATATCGGTACTTTGTTCCAATTCCGGGGAGAGGATAATCCAATACCGCTAAATTTTACCGGAATGGTTTTAGCCTTAAGCCTGGTTGTTTTTATGGTGTATGTGTCCGTGCTGCTATCCGGGCAGGGTGCCGGTTATCAAAACGGGTTAAACATTATTCAGAGCGGGGCTTTCTGGTTCAGGACGGTTTTGGGCTGGCTTATACCTTTAGCCCTGGTGTCTCTGCTGGTAGTAAAAAAAGGTTTTTCCGAAAAGAATATGGTAGCCTATCTTTTCCTTTTAACCCTGGTGGGCGAAATTATCGGACGGGAACTGTTCTACAGTTCCGTGGTAGCTTTGAAGGTAGGGATGTTTTAA
- the tatA gene encoding twin-arginine translocase TatA/TatE family subunit codes for MFGGFGWQELLVVLLIALIIFGPSKLPELGKAFGQTVKEFRKGAKEIQDEIALEDKKEEKAEA; via the coding sequence ATGTTTGGCGGTTTTGGCTGGCAAGAACTTTTGGTAGTTTTGTTAATTGCTCTTATTATCTTTGGTCCGTCTAAACTTCCCGAACTTGGTAAAGCCTTTGGCCAGACGGTTAAGGAGTTCCGTAAGGGAGCCAAAGAAATACAAGATGAAATTGCTTTAGAGGACAAAAAAGAAGAAAAAGCAGAAGCATAA
- a CDS encoding 4Fe-4S dicluster domain-containing protein: MAKKLGFLVNSERCIGCHACEMACKNEYQLDPSIRWRKVYPLKEEGFPLPERNFMSLACNHCEQPECVRVCPVKAYTKREDGIVIQNHDRCIGCKMCIMACPYGVPQFNERYKKVEKCHMCAQRQDRGEKPVCVASCPMEALSVIDLNSFNEYGTVKSLPGFPDPSITKPTTRFVNPKMGVQIRRDR, from the coding sequence ATGGCTAAAAAGTTAGGTTTTCTGGTGAATTCGGAGCGCTGCATAGGTTGTCACGCTTGCGAAATGGCTTGTAAAAATGAATACCAGTTGGATCCGTCTATTCGTTGGCGCAAGGTTTATCCTCTTAAAGAGGAAGGCTTTCCCCTACCCGAAAGGAATTTCATGTCTTTGGCCTGTAATCATTGTGAACAACCGGAGTGTGTCAGGGTTTGCCCGGTGAAAGCCTATACCAAGCGTGAGGATGGCATAGTTATTCAGAACCATGACCGTTGCATTGGCTGTAAAATGTGTATCATGGCCTGTCCTTATGGCGTGCCCCAATTTAATGAGCGGTATAAAAAAGTGGAAAAATGTCACATGTGCGCTCAGAGGCAGGACCGAGGGGAGAAACCGGTCTGTGTGGCCAGCTGCCCGATGGAAGCCCTCAGCGTTATTGATTTAAACTCATTTAATGAATACGGGACGGTAAAGAGTTTGCCCGGATTTCCCGACCCTTCAATTACCAAACCTACTACCCGGTTTGTGAACCCGAAAATGGGAGTTCAAATAAGGAGGGACAGGTAA
- the mobA gene encoding molybdenum cofactor guanylyltransferase, with amino-acid sequence MQNLTVAILAGGKSSRMGRNKALLPLESKTIIEHLITNFQPIASELFIVANTSEYDFLGLPVYNDRYPAQGPLAGIETALRVATNEKVFITACDLPLLPAGIPGHLAVNTGDFDVTVLAFKGKIEPLIGIYRKSIYPVVDQHLALKKNKIIEFYPQVKVKVINFEDLPANLQKEEYLLNVNTPADYEKLLKIFISKE; translated from the coding sequence ATGCAAAATTTAACTGTTGCCATTTTGGCCGGCGGCAAAAGTTCGCGCATGGGGCGAAACAAAGCTTTGCTTCCCCTTGAGTCAAAAACTATAATTGAACATTTAATAACTAATTTCCAACCAATTGCCTCTGAGCTTTTTATTGTTGCCAACACCAGCGAGTATGATTTTCTTGGGCTTCCGGTGTATAACGATCGTTATCCGGCCCAGGGGCCACTGGCAGGGATTGAAACGGCCTTAAGGGTTGCCACTAATGAAAAGGTTTTTATTACTGCCTGTGATTTACCATTGTTGCCGGCTGGTATTCCTGGTCATTTAGCAGTAAATACCGGGGATTTTGATGTAACAGTTCTGGCGTTTAAAGGCAAAATTGAGCCTCTAATTGGTATTTACCGGAAAAGTATTTATCCTGTGGTGGACCAACATTTAGCTCTTAAGAAAAATAAAATTATTGAGTTTTACCCGCAAGTTAAAGTTAAGGTTATTAATTTTGAAGACCTTCCCGCAAACTTACAGAAGGAAGAATATCTTTTAAATGTTAATACCCCGGCGGATTATGAAAAACTGTTAAAAATTTTTATTTCAAAGGAGTAG